From one Micromonospora siamensis genomic stretch:
- the trpC gene encoding indole-3-glycerol phosphate synthase TrpC, protein MLDEIIAGVREDVAQRQAQVPLERIRQLAAAAPPPLDAYAALRRPGVAVIAEVKRSSPSKGRLAEIADPADLAGDYAAGGARAISVLTEGRWFGGSLDDLAAVRAAVQVPVLRKDFVVSSYQVHEARAHGADLVLLIVAALEQNALVGLLERIESLGMCALVEVHTEEEADRALEAGAQVIGVNARDLRTLEVDRSVFERIAPGLPSSVVKIAESGVRGPHDLIRYASAGADAVLVGEGLVTQKSPREAVAELVNAGNHPATPRPAR, encoded by the coding sequence GTGCTCGACGAGATCATTGCCGGTGTGCGCGAGGACGTGGCGCAGCGCCAGGCGCAGGTTCCGCTGGAGCGGATCCGGCAGCTGGCGGCCGCCGCGCCGCCGCCGCTGGACGCGTACGCGGCCCTGCGCCGGCCCGGCGTGGCCGTGATCGCCGAGGTCAAGCGTTCCTCGCCGTCCAAGGGGCGGCTCGCCGAGATCGCCGACCCGGCCGACCTGGCCGGTGACTACGCCGCCGGTGGCGCGCGGGCGATCAGCGTGCTGACCGAGGGGCGCTGGTTCGGCGGGTCGCTGGACGACCTGGCCGCGGTGCGCGCCGCGGTGCAGGTGCCGGTGCTGCGCAAGGACTTCGTGGTCTCCAGCTACCAGGTGCACGAGGCCCGGGCGCACGGCGCCGACCTGGTTCTGCTGATCGTCGCCGCGCTGGAGCAGAACGCCCTGGTCGGCCTGCTGGAGCGGATCGAGTCGCTCGGCATGTGCGCGCTGGTCGAGGTGCACACCGAGGAGGAGGCCGACCGGGCCCTGGAGGCGGGTGCCCAGGTGATCGGGGTCAACGCCCGCGACCTGCGTACCCTGGAGGTCGACCGGTCCGTCTTCGAGCGGATCGCGCCCGGCCTGCCGAGCAGCGTCGTCAAGATCGCCGAGTCCGGCGTGCGCGGCCCGCACGACCTCATCCGGTACGCCTCGGCCGGCGCCGACGCGGTCCTGGTGGGTGAGGGACTGGTCACCCAGAAGAGCCCCCGCGAGGCGGTGGCCGAACTGGTCAACGCCGGGAACCACCCGGCGACGCCCCGACCGGCGCGCTGA
- a CDS encoding Trp biosynthesis-associated membrane protein, translated as MTGAGPEPAGEPSRAGRRELTYAVLLSLAGAGLALYAATRTWTVELTDRPPLPPTRAVRTGAALLPWLPALAVVGLAGGGALLATRGAVRRALGALLGLLGLAVAAGGGYGLLAGFDGELSRQWPALCLVGGLLAAAGGGLTAVRGRHWPAMGARYERRPHDGGAPTAAGGGPVSGARTREAWDALDRGEDPTVS; from the coding sequence ATGACCGGGGCGGGCCCTGAGCCGGCCGGGGAGCCGTCGCGGGCCGGGCGCCGCGAGCTGACGTACGCCGTCCTGCTCAGCCTGGCCGGGGCGGGCCTGGCGCTCTACGCGGCCACCCGGACCTGGACGGTGGAGCTGACCGACCGGCCGCCGTTGCCGCCGACCCGGGCGGTCCGCACGGGCGCCGCCCTGCTGCCGTGGCTGCCCGCGCTGGCCGTGGTGGGGCTGGCCGGGGGTGGCGCGCTGCTGGCCACCCGGGGTGCGGTACGCCGGGCCCTCGGCGCCCTGCTCGGGCTGCTCGGCCTGGCGGTGGCGGCCGGCGGCGGGTACGGGCTCCTCGCCGGCTTCGACGGGGAGCTGAGCCGGCAGTGGCCGGCGCTCTGCCTGGTCGGTGGCCTGCTGGCCGCGGCCGGCGGGGGCCTGACCGCGGTCCGGGGGCGGCACTGGCCGGCGATGGGCGCCCGCTACGAGCGGCGGCCCCACGACGGCGGCGCCCCGACCGCGGCTGGCGGTGGCCCGGTCTCCGGTGCCCGCACCCGGGAGGCGTGGGACGCGCTGGACCGGGGCGAGGACCCGACGGTCAGCTGA